A section of the Microbulbifer pacificus genome encodes:
- the lpxC gene encoding UDP-3-O-acyl-N-acetylglucosamine deacetylase — translation MIKQRTLKNAIRATGVGLHTGKKVVLTLKPAPVNSGIVFRRVDLDPVVEIEARAENVGDTLLSTTLVKGDVRIATVEHLLSAMAGLGIDNAIVELSAQEVPIMDGSAGPFVFLIQSAGIQEQAAPKKFLRIKKPVTVEEGDKVASFLPFNGFKVSFTIDFDHPVFQGRNLTSSVDFSSTSFVKEVSRARTFGFMHEIEYLRSKGLVQGGSVDNAIVIDQYRILNEGGLRYEDEFVKHKILDAIGDLYLLGTSVIGEFKAFKSGHALNNKSLRTLMAQEDAWEMVTFEDEQEAPISYVKPILAV, via the coding sequence ATGATCAAACAGCGCACTCTCAAAAATGCCATTCGAGCCACTGGCGTTGGTCTGCACACCGGTAAGAAGGTCGTTCTGACCCTGAAGCCGGCGCCGGTCAACAGCGGTATCGTCTTCCGTCGGGTTGACCTCGACCCGGTAGTTGAGATTGAAGCGCGTGCCGAAAACGTGGGCGACACTCTGCTTTCCACCACCCTGGTGAAGGGCGACGTGCGCATCGCCACCGTTGAGCACCTGCTGTCCGCCATGGCGGGTCTGGGTATCGACAATGCGATTGTCGAACTGTCCGCCCAGGAAGTTCCAATCATGGACGGCAGTGCCGGCCCATTCGTGTTCCTTATTCAGTCTGCAGGCATTCAGGAGCAAGCGGCTCCGAAGAAATTCCTGCGGATCAAGAAGCCGGTGACCGTGGAAGAGGGCGACAAGGTTGCCAGCTTCCTGCCGTTCAATGGCTTCAAGGTGTCCTTCACCATCGATTTCGACCACCCGGTATTCCAGGGTCGCAATCTGACGTCCTCGGTGGATTTTTCCAGCACCTCCTTCGTGAAGGAAGTGAGCCGCGCGCGCACCTTCGGTTTCATGCATGAAATCGAGTACCTGCGCTCCAAGGGCTTGGTGCAGGGTGGCAGCGTGGACAACGCGATCGTGATCGATCAGTACCGTATTCTCAACGAGGGCGGTCTGCGTTACGAAGACGAGTTCGTCAAACACAAGATTCTCGACGCCATCGGCGACCTGTACCTGCTGGGTACCAGCGTCATTGGCGAGTTCAAGGCCTTCAAGTCCGGCCACGCACTGAACAACAAGTCCCTGCGCACCCTGATGGCGCAGGAAGATGCCTGGGAAATGGTGACTTTCGAAGACGAACAAGAGGCGCCGATCTCTTACGTCAAGCCGATCCTGGCAGTGTAA